CGCCGGCGATCAGCGCGATCACCGGCACCGCAAGTTGCGCCACCGCGGCACGGGCGGCGCCCAGTTGCGGCAGCAGCGCATACCAGAGCGCATAGCCCAGGCCCGAGGTCACCGCCCCCGAGGTCAGCGCCAGCAGCCAGCCCGTCGGGCTGGGCAAGGGCGCCCCGGTCCAGAGGAGCGGCAGCGCAACCAGCGGCAGGGTCCAGAGAAAATTGCTGGCCGTGGCGGCC
This Myxococcaceae bacterium JPH2 DNA region includes the following protein-coding sequences:
- a CDS encoding EamA family transporter codes for the protein AATASNFLWTLPLVALPLLWTGAPLPSPTGWLLALTSGAVTSGLGYALWYALLPQLGAARAAVAQLAVPVIALIAG